A genomic region of Rhodococcus pyridinivorans contains the following coding sequences:
- a CDS encoding 16S rRNA (uracil(1498)-N(3))-methyltransferase, which translates to MAATLFYLDPLPDEGRTAVLDGKEGRHAATVRRIAVGERLVLSDGAGEVADVEVTAVAKDRLEALVLGRRVVDPPRPSVTVVQALPKSDRSELAVELATEAGADEFVPWQSVRCVARWDAKADKGVAKWQAVATSAAKQSRRAHVPTVAGLHRTPEVVARVRSAVERGDVVAVLHESATIPFADLPVRDVDSLTLIVGPEGGLDDAEVETLVDAGAVAVGLGPTVLRTSTAAAVALGAIGVLTDRWRTRPLH; encoded by the coding sequence GTGGCCGCGACACTGTTCTACCTCGACCCGCTGCCCGACGAGGGGCGGACGGCCGTGCTCGACGGCAAGGAGGGCCGGCACGCCGCGACGGTGCGCCGTATCGCGGTAGGCGAGCGGCTCGTGTTGTCCGACGGTGCCGGTGAGGTCGCCGACGTCGAGGTCACGGCGGTCGCGAAGGACCGGCTCGAAGCGCTCGTGCTCGGTCGTCGCGTTGTCGACCCGCCGCGTCCGAGCGTGACCGTCGTGCAGGCGCTGCCGAAGTCCGACCGGTCCGAACTCGCCGTCGAACTGGCCACCGAGGCCGGCGCCGACGAGTTCGTACCGTGGCAGTCGGTGCGCTGTGTCGCCCGGTGGGATGCCAAGGCGGACAAGGGTGTTGCCAAGTGGCAGGCGGTCGCGACGTCCGCGGCGAAGCAGTCGCGGCGCGCGCACGTGCCGACGGTGGCCGGGTTGCACCGCACACCCGAGGTCGTCGCACGGGTCCGCTCGGCCGTCGAGCGCGGCGACGTCGTCGCGGTGCTCCACGAATCCGCCACGATCCCCTTCGCCGATCTGCCCGTGCGCGACGTCGATTCGCTGACGCTGATCGTCGGTCCCGAAGGCGGACTCGACGACGCGGAGGTCGAGACCCTCGTCGACGCGGGCGCGGTGGCCGTCGGTCTCGGCCCCACGGTGCTGCGCACCTCGACCGCCGCGGCCGTCGCACTCGGCGCGATCGGTGTGTTGACCGACCGGTGGCGTACCAGGCCCCTGCACTAG
- a CDS encoding alpha/beta hydrolase family protein, with protein MARTKIAYGTHSQQFGHVFLPDPATVTGPVPAVMVVHGGSWHGRYQLTLGTALSVELARRGVVAWNVEYRRLEAGGAWDEMSADVVAAYETIFTEVVPHAQRGGVEVDLDRVRLVGHSAGGQLAVWLAGESTSVRPEFVVSQAGALDLVTAGERGRRVEAFEALFGASYAEAPECYRSASPMHRPPIGVPVAVLHGTADEQVSASVAHRYVDAADAAGDPVSLELFDGEDHVAFLNRSTRAWARSLDLLTVRSVADLGLAAGAGVESAGE; from the coding sequence TTGGCTCGTACGAAGATCGCCTACGGCACCCACTCGCAGCAGTTCGGGCACGTCTTCCTACCCGACCCCGCGACGGTGACGGGGCCCGTTCCCGCCGTCATGGTCGTTCACGGCGGTTCGTGGCACGGCCGCTACCAGCTCACCCTCGGTACGGCGCTGTCCGTGGAACTCGCGCGTCGCGGTGTGGTGGCGTGGAACGTCGAGTACCGCCGTCTCGAGGCCGGTGGCGCGTGGGACGAGATGTCCGCCGATGTGGTCGCGGCGTACGAGACGATCTTCACCGAGGTCGTTCCGCACGCGCAGCGCGGCGGTGTCGAGGTCGATCTCGACCGTGTGCGGCTCGTCGGTCACTCTGCGGGAGGCCAGCTGGCGGTGTGGCTCGCGGGTGAGAGCACGTCGGTGCGACCGGAATTCGTGGTTTCGCAGGCGGGTGCGCTCGACCTCGTCACCGCCGGGGAGCGCGGTCGTCGCGTGGAGGCGTTCGAGGCGCTCTTCGGTGCGTCCTACGCGGAGGCACCCGAGTGTTATCGGTCGGCCTCGCCGATGCACCGGCCGCCGATCGGTGTGCCGGTCGCGGTGCTGCACGGCACCGCCGACGAGCAGGTGTCGGCGAGTGTCGCGCACCGTTACGTCGACGCGGCCGACGCGGCAGGAGATCCGGTGTCGCTGGAGCTGTTCGACGGTGAGGATCACGTCGCCTTCCTGAACCGGAGCACCCGGGCCTGGGCGCGATCGCTCGACCTGCTCACCGTCCGGTCAGTGGCCGATCTCGGCCTCGCTGCCGGTGCGGGTGTGGAGTCCGCGGGGGAGTAG
- a CDS encoding MFS transporter — translation MPTAVTLAGGTAAKEPYRLRWAGLAVLCLSLLIVVMANTSLIVAAPGMLRELQLTSADMQWIIDGYTVPYAALMLLFGVLGDRYGRRRALLAGLVVFAAGAVYGSFADSAGDVIVARIVMGVGAAVIMPATLSLLVAMFPVHERARAIAAWAATSGLAIALGPLLAGWLLESNSWGSTFLINVPIAAFAAIAALILVPASKADDLTRTDWVGGALSVAALGGIVYAIIEGFHFGWGTGVIATSIGSVIAAVLFVVWELRHPRPLLDVRRVADRTVGGACVSVLLLFLVAFGAIYFVAQQFQFVLGYGPLETGLRLLPLAVTVSLGAALSGRLAPRLGARVLVGTGMVAAAAGILTLTVTDGASGFTPFLISLLLLGLGIGLATSPSTDLIMGGFPDSDLGAAGGLNDTAVEFGGSLGIAVLGSILATTYHREISGFLDGLPLADLTGPMADQAAMAIEAAGDSVGGAAIVAEELAANPFAASYAQPLLDASSAAFAEAISSASLVAGIVLLIGAAAVTALLPRGLHTRTGSEAEIGH, via the coding sequence ATGCCCACTGCCGTGACCCTCGCAGGAGGGACCGCAGCGAAGGAACCCTACCGGCTGCGCTGGGCCGGACTGGCGGTGCTGTGCCTGAGCCTGCTCATCGTCGTGATGGCCAACACCTCGCTCATCGTCGCCGCACCCGGCATGCTGCGCGAACTGCAGCTCACCAGCGCCGACATGCAGTGGATCATCGACGGCTACACCGTCCCCTATGCCGCGCTGATGCTGCTGTTCGGCGTGCTCGGCGATCGATACGGACGACGTCGCGCGTTGCTGGCGGGCCTGGTCGTCTTTGCCGCCGGCGCGGTCTACGGATCGTTCGCCGACAGCGCCGGCGACGTGATCGTCGCGCGCATCGTCATGGGGGTGGGCGCCGCCGTGATCATGCCTGCGACACTGTCGCTGCTCGTCGCGATGTTCCCCGTGCACGAGCGTGCCCGCGCGATCGCAGCCTGGGCCGCCACGTCCGGACTCGCCATTGCGCTCGGTCCCCTGCTCGCCGGATGGCTCCTCGAATCGAACTCGTGGGGTTCGACCTTCCTCATCAACGTGCCGATCGCGGCATTCGCCGCGATCGCGGCCCTGATCCTCGTGCCGGCCTCGAAGGCGGACGATCTCACCCGCACCGACTGGGTCGGCGGCGCCCTGTCGGTCGCTGCTCTCGGCGGAATCGTCTACGCGATCATCGAGGGGTTCCACTTCGGTTGGGGCACCGGGGTGATCGCCACCTCGATCGGCTCGGTGATCGCCGCGGTGCTCTTCGTGGTGTGGGAACTTCGCCACCCCCGGCCGTTGCTGGACGTGCGTCGGGTCGCGGACCGGACCGTCGGCGGTGCGTGCGTGTCGGTGTTACTGCTCTTCCTCGTCGCCTTCGGCGCCATCTACTTCGTCGCGCAGCAGTTCCAGTTCGTGCTCGGTTACGGCCCGCTCGAGACCGGTCTGCGTCTGCTTCCCCTCGCGGTGACGGTCTCGCTCGGCGCGGCGCTGAGCGGCCGGCTCGCGCCCCGACTCGGTGCGCGGGTCCTCGTGGGCACGGGCATGGTCGCCGCTGCGGCAGGCATCCTCACCTTGACCGTCACGGACGGCGCCTCCGGCTTCACGCCCTTTCTGATCTCGTTGTTGCTGCTCGGATTGGGCATCGGCCTGGCCACATCCCCGTCCACCGACCTGATCATGGGCGGCTTCCCCGACTCGGACCTCGGAGCGGCGGGCGGGTTGAACGACACCGCAGTGGAATTCGGCGGGTCGCTGGGCATCGCCGTGCTCGGCTCGATCCTCGCGACCACCTATCACCGCGAGATCTCCGGGTTCCTCGACGGATTGCCGTTGGCGGACCTGACAGGTCCGATGGCCGATCAGGCCGCGATGGCGATCGAGGCGGCCGGCGATTCGGTGGGCGGTGCGGCGATCGTCGCGGAGGAACTCGCGGCGAACCCATTCGCGGCGTCGTACGCACAACCGCTGCTCGACGCGTCGTCCGCAGCGTTCGCCGAGGCGATCTCGTCCGCGAGCCTCGTCGCCGGCATCGTCCTGCTCATCGGCGCCGCGGCGGTCACCGCGCTACTCCCCCGCGGACTCCACACCCGCACCGGCAGCGAGGCCGAGATCGGCCACTGA
- a CDS encoding TetR/AcrR family transcriptional regulator produces MRILDAAVMCFAADSDASMDDVAKAAGVVRRTVYAHFPNREALVEGIVDDASTALAEALDHPEPDDPAVALAVVALRTWPIGDRYRVLLSFARKEMGEQRIAELVSPVRSRVLGHVERGLAQSQLSDYLPAPVLVGMMEGLTMATLEQANLGLVDDSGDTIVLGNLVLGGVSPDRAPGILAEARRWLAEAGSGEGGIQPR; encoded by the coding sequence ATGCGCATACTCGACGCTGCGGTGATGTGCTTTGCGGCCGACTCCGACGCGAGCATGGACGATGTCGCCAAAGCCGCGGGTGTCGTCCGCCGCACCGTCTATGCGCACTTCCCCAACCGGGAAGCCCTCGTCGAGGGGATCGTCGACGACGCCTCGACCGCACTCGCCGAGGCTCTCGACCACCCCGAGCCGGACGATCCCGCGGTCGCGCTCGCGGTCGTGGCGTTGCGGACCTGGCCCATCGGCGACCGCTACCGCGTGCTGCTCTCCTTCGCCCGCAAGGAGATGGGAGAGCAGCGCATCGCCGAGCTGGTCTCCCCGGTGCGCTCACGTGTCCTCGGGCACGTCGAACGCGGCCTCGCGCAGAGCCAGCTCTCCGACTACCTACCGGCGCCCGTGCTCGTAGGGATGATGGAGGGCCTGACGATGGCCACACTCGAGCAGGCCAATCTCGGGCTGGTGGACGACTCGGGCGACACGATCGTCCTGGGCAATCTCGTGCTCGGTGGGGTCTCACCCGACCGGGCACCCGGGATCCTCGCCGAGGCACGGCGGTGGCTCGCGGAGGCGGGTTCTGGTGAAGGCGGAATCCAACCCCGCTGA
- a CDS encoding PhoH family protein — protein MSEPDRPHEPPEFEPTTVKSSLDLPSEAAAPLLGAADENLIALEALLAADIHVRGNTVTLTGAPADVALAERALAELVTIVRRGQSLAPDAVRRTVGMLTQGLSESPADVLSLDILSRRGKTIRPKTLNQKRYVDAIDAHTIVFGVGPAGTGKTYLAMAKAVQALQTKQVNRIILTRPAVEAGERLGFLPGTLHEKIDPYLRPLHDALHDMMDPEAIPKLMQAGVIEVAPLAYMRGRTLNDAFIILDEAQNTTAEQMKMFLTRLGFNSKIVVTGDITQIDLPGGARSGLAAATEILDGIDDIHIARLDSSDVVRHRLVSDIVDAYSRFEATRDGDGIPGNRAQRRAQRVQRR, from the coding sequence GTGAGTGAACCAGACCGACCCCACGAGCCCCCCGAATTCGAGCCGACCACGGTCAAATCGAGCCTCGACCTCCCCTCGGAGGCCGCAGCGCCCCTGCTCGGAGCCGCGGACGAGAATCTGATCGCCCTCGAAGCCCTCCTGGCGGCGGACATCCACGTGCGGGGCAACACCGTCACGCTGACCGGAGCGCCCGCCGACGTCGCCCTCGCGGAACGTGCGCTCGCCGAACTCGTCACCATCGTCCGTCGCGGACAATCGCTCGCGCCCGACGCCGTGCGTCGCACCGTGGGCATGCTCACCCAGGGGCTCTCCGAGTCGCCGGCCGACGTGCTCAGCCTCGACATTCTGTCGCGGCGCGGGAAGACGATCCGGCCCAAGACCCTGAACCAGAAGCGGTACGTCGACGCGATCGATGCCCACACCATCGTTTTCGGTGTCGGACCGGCTGGTACGGGCAAGACCTATCTCGCCATGGCAAAGGCCGTGCAGGCGCTGCAGACCAAGCAGGTCAACCGCATCATCCTCACGCGTCCCGCCGTCGAGGCAGGGGAGCGGCTCGGCTTCCTGCCGGGCACCCTGCACGAGAAGATCGACCCGTATCTGCGTCCACTGCACGACGCGCTGCACGACATGATGGATCCCGAGGCGATCCCGAAGCTCATGCAGGCCGGGGTCATCGAGGTCGCACCCCTGGCGTACATGCGTGGCCGCACCCTGAACGATGCGTTCATCATCCTCGACGAGGCGCAGAACACCACCGCCGAACAGATGAAGATGTTCCTCACGCGTCTGGGCTTCAATTCCAAGATCGTCGTGACGGGCGACATCACGCAGATCGACCTGCCCGGCGGCGCCCGTTCGGGTCTCGCCGCCGCCACCGAGATCCTCGACGGCATCGACGACATCCACATCGCGCGACTCGACAGCAGCGACGTCGTGCGGCACCGGCTCGTCTCCGACATCGTCGACGCCTACAGCCGTTTCGAGGCCACCCGCGACGGCGACGGGATCCCCGGCAACCGTGCTCAACGTCGCGCGCAGCGGGTGCAGCGTCGATGA
- the ybeY gene encoding rRNA maturation RNase YbeY, which yields MSIEISNESGMDVSEEELLDVARFVIARMDVHPAAELSMVLVDLDTMADLHVRWMDLPGPTDVMSFPMDELEPGGRPDAPEPGPSMLGDIVLCPQFAADQAAKAGHPVAHELALLTVHGMLHLLGYDHAEPEEEKEMFGLQNQLLAEWYEEIRRAEHEARLAARDRKLLGKAGFVDTPES from the coding sequence ATGAGCATCGAGATCTCGAACGAATCGGGAATGGACGTCTCGGAGGAGGAACTCCTCGACGTCGCCCGTTTCGTGATCGCCCGGATGGATGTGCATCCGGCGGCGGAGTTGTCGATGGTGCTCGTGGACCTCGACACCATGGCCGATCTGCACGTGCGGTGGATGGACCTTCCCGGCCCCACCGACGTGATGTCGTTCCCCATGGACGAACTCGAGCCCGGGGGGCGTCCGGACGCTCCCGAACCGGGACCGTCGATGCTCGGCGACATCGTGCTGTGTCCGCAGTTCGCCGCCGACCAGGCGGCGAAGGCCGGTCACCCGGTGGCCCACGAACTCGCCCTGCTCACCGTGCACGGCATGCTCCACCTCCTCGGCTACGACCACGCCGAACCGGAGGAGGAGAAGGAGATGTTCGGCCTGCAGAACCAGCTCCTCGCCGAGTGGTACGAGGAGATCCGCCGCGCCGAGCACGAGGCGCGGCTCGCCGCCCGCGACCGGAAGTTGCTGGGCAAGGCCGGTTTCGTCGACACCCCCGAATCATGA
- a CDS encoding hemolysin family protein, giving the protein MSTVPLVVLAVVLVVLGGLFAAVDSALNTVSAARAEELAKEGRPSARRLLGLLDDRPRYVNLTVLLRILCEITATVVLVGALLAVLDRTWALVVGAAVMVIVDYVVIGVSPRTLGRQHAYPIALAATGPLRVLGVLLGPISRILISVGNAVTPGRGFRNGPFSNEIELRELVDLAQESGVVADEERRMIQSVFDFGDTTAREIMVPRPEMVWIEETKTAGQATSLAVRSGHSRIPVIGENVDDIRGVVYLKDLVQQTYYHRDGGRSVSVADVMRPAVFVPDSKRLDDLLADMQRDRNHMAILVDEYGGIAGLVTIEDVIEEIVGEIADEYDTGEIPDVEELGDDTYRVSARLPVEDLGELFDIDIEDDEVDTVGGLLGYELGRVPLPGAEVRTHGLLLRGEGGPDVRGRVRVSTVFVQRVSPEEEPTDTDTATTEEHA; this is encoded by the coding sequence GTGAGTACCGTGCCCCTCGTCGTCCTGGCGGTCGTCCTGGTGGTGCTCGGCGGCCTGTTCGCCGCCGTCGATTCCGCGCTCAACACCGTATCCGCGGCGCGCGCCGAGGAACTCGCGAAGGAGGGCCGCCCCAGTGCGCGCCGCCTGCTCGGTCTGCTCGACGATCGGCCCCGCTACGTCAATCTGACGGTGCTGCTGCGCATCCTCTGCGAGATCACCGCCACCGTCGTGCTCGTCGGTGCGTTGCTCGCCGTGCTCGACCGCACATGGGCGCTCGTCGTGGGCGCTGCGGTGATGGTGATCGTCGACTACGTCGTGATCGGGGTCAGCCCGCGCACGCTCGGACGCCAGCACGCGTACCCGATCGCGCTCGCCGCCACCGGACCGCTGCGGGTACTCGGTGTCCTGCTCGGTCCGATCAGCCGAATCCTCATCAGCGTCGGCAATGCGGTCACACCCGGTCGCGGTTTCAGGAACGGCCCGTTCTCCAACGAGATCGAGCTGCGCGAACTGGTCGATCTCGCTCAGGAGAGCGGGGTCGTGGCCGACGAGGAACGCCGGATGATCCAGTCGGTGTTCGACTTCGGCGACACCACCGCTCGCGAGATCATGGTTCCACGCCCCGAGATGGTGTGGATCGAGGAGACCAAGACGGCCGGTCAGGCCACCTCGCTCGCCGTCCGCAGCGGGCACTCGCGGATCCCGGTGATCGGTGAGAACGTCGACGACATCCGCGGTGTCGTCTACCTCAAGGATCTCGTCCAGCAGACCTACTACCACCGCGACGGCGGACGCAGCGTCTCCGTCGCCGACGTCATGCGACCGGCGGTCTTCGTGCCGGATTCGAAGCGCCTCGACGATCTGCTCGCCGACATGCAGCGCGACCGCAACCACATGGCGATCCTCGTCGACGAATACGGCGGCATCGCCGGTCTCGTGACGATCGAGGACGTCATCGAGGAGATCGTCGGCGAGATCGCCGACGAGTACGACACCGGGGAGATCCCCGACGTCGAGGAACTCGGCGACGACACCTACCGCGTTTCCGCGCGACTTCCCGTCGAGGACCTCGGCGAACTGTTCGACATCGACATCGAGGACGACGAGGTCGACACCGTCGGCGGACTCCTCGGCTACGAACTCGGCCGAGTTCCTCTGCCGGGTGCGGAGGTACGGACCCACGGCCTGCTGCTCCGCGGCGAGGGCGGACCGGACGTCCGCGGGCGGGTGCGTGTGAGCACCGTCTTCGTGCAGCGCGTCAGCCCCGAAGAAGAACCCACCGATACCGATACGGCCACCACCGAGGAGCATGCATGA
- the era gene encoding GTPase Era, translating into MTDTDFRSGFICFVGRPNTGKSTLTNALVGSKIAITSSRPQTTRHTIRGIVHRDNAQLILVDTPGLHRPRTLLGQRLNDLVQDTYSEVDAIGMCFPADEKIGPGDRWILEQVRHMAPKTPVIGIVTKIDKVGKQQVAAQLLAVSKLLGENCEVVPVSAASGEQVEVLVDVLVSHMEPGPAFYPDGELTDEPEETLMAELIREAALEGLGDELPHSLAVVIEEITEREGRTEKQGEMLDVHALLYVERPSQKGIVIGKGGARLREVGTAARTQIEKLLGVKIYLDLHVKVAKDWQRDPKQLGRLGF; encoded by the coding sequence ATGACCGACACCGACTTCCGTTCCGGCTTCATCTGTTTCGTCGGCCGGCCCAACACCGGGAAGTCGACGCTCACGAATGCGCTCGTCGGCAGCAAGATCGCGATCACCTCGTCGCGCCCGCAGACCACCCGCCACACCATCCGCGGCATCGTCCACCGCGACAACGCCCAGCTCATCCTCGTGGACACCCCGGGACTGCACCGCCCGCGCACCCTGCTCGGCCAGCGGCTCAACGACCTGGTGCAGGACACCTACTCCGAGGTCGACGCGATCGGCATGTGCTTCCCCGCCGACGAGAAGATCGGCCCCGGCGACCGCTGGATCCTCGAGCAGGTGCGCCACATGGCGCCGAAGACCCCGGTCATCGGCATTGTCACGAAGATCGACAAGGTGGGCAAACAGCAGGTCGCCGCGCAGTTGCTCGCCGTGTCGAAGCTCCTCGGCGAGAACTGCGAGGTCGTGCCGGTCTCCGCGGCCTCGGGTGAGCAGGTCGAGGTCCTCGTCGACGTCCTCGTCTCGCACATGGAACCCGGACCGGCCTTCTATCCCGACGGCGAGCTCACCGACGAGCCGGAAGAGACCCTGATGGCCGAGCTCATCCGCGAGGCCGCCCTCGAAGGTCTCGGCGACGAGCTGCCCCACTCGCTCGCCGTCGTGATCGAGGAGATCACCGAACGCGAGGGTCGCACCGAGAAGCAGGGCGAGATGCTCGACGTGCACGCCCTGCTCTACGTCGAACGGCCGAGCCAGAAGGGCATCGTCATCGGCAAGGGGGGCGCGCGGCTGCGCGAAGTGGGCACCGCCGCACGCACCCAGATCGAGAAGCTCCTCGGCGTGAAGATCTACCTCGACCTGCACGTGAAGGTCGCGAAGGACTGGCAGCGAGACCCCAAACAGCTGGGCCGTCTGGGATTCTGA